GAAAAGGAAAGCGATACGGGAGCGGCTGAATGTCGTGTTTCAGGAAGTCTTTGATGATGACGCGATAGAGATCTTTGATGAGATGACGGCCGAAGATATTGATGAGTGGGATTCGCTCATGCATATCACGCTGGTGGTCGCCGTCGAGAAGGAATTTGATGTCAGGCTGAACGCCGCCGAAATCGGCAAGCTGGAGAACGTCGGCGCCATGATCAGCCTGCTCCAGAATCGATAGGCAAATCAGGCCGGATTGTCATGCTCGTCAGTCCGGGAAAAAGACATATGAATCTCATTTCCTTTCGTTTCCTGGCTCTTGTAGCAGTTGGTCTGCTGCTCTTTCACAGCTTTCGCTCCCTCACCTGGCGGAGGCTCGTCCTGCTGGTCCTGAACGTGACGTTCATAGCGAGTTTTGCAAACAGCCCTCTTGATCTGTTTCCGCTGGCTGCATTTTTAATGCTCGG
This Candidatus Abyssobacteria bacterium SURF_5 DNA region includes the following protein-coding sequences:
- a CDS encoding acyl carrier protein, which produces MTVSDGEKRKAIRERLNVVFQEVFDDDAIEIFDEMTAEDIDEWDSLMHITLVVAVEKEFDVRLNAAEIGKLENVGAMISLLQNR